The sequence GATTCCCTCCATCTGGTGGAAGACGTTCTTCAGCTCCTCGTGCTTCATGTAAAGGCGTGCGTCGCTCTCGAGCAGCTCCCGCTCCATCTGGCGCTGGTCGGTGACGTCGCGCGAGATGGCGATCAGGCAGGCCTCCCCCTGGTACTCGATCACGTCGGCGGACCATAAAAGCTCGCGGATCTCGCCGGACTTCACCCGGAAGCGGACGTCCAGGTTGCGCACATGGCCGTGCTCGTTCAGAAGCTTCAGCATCACCATCCTGGCGTCGGGGTCCGCCCAAAGCAGCAGGTCGGTCGAGGTCCTGCCGATGACCTCCTCCCTGCGGTAGCCGGTGATCTCCTGGAACGCCTCGTTGACGTCGATGTAGGTGCCGTCCTCGGCGCGGGTGATGACGATGGAGTCGGGGCTTGCATGGAAGGCCTTGGAGAACTTCTCTTCAGAGTTTCTGAGCGCCTGCTCCGCCTCGATGCGCCAGGTGATGTCCTGGGCGGTGCCGAGCATGTGCAGCGGTCTGCCCTGCGCGTCGTAGGTCACCTCGCCCCGTGCCGACAGAGTGCGGACCGCCCCGCTTGCCAGCACGATGCGGTAGTCCATCTGGTAACTCTTGCGGTTGTAGATGGCGTCGTTCACGGAGCGGATCACCATCTCACGGTCATCCGGGTGGACCGCCAGCAGGACGAGTTCGTGGGAAGGGGTGAAGTCTGCGGGGTCCACGTCGTGGATGCGGAACATCTCGTCGGACCAGATGAGCGTGTCGGTGGCGAGATCCCAATCCCAGTTGCCGAGACGTGCTATGCGCTGCGCGACGGCGAGGGTGGCGCGGCTTTCCCTAAGCGCCTCCTCGACTTCCTTGTGGGCACTGATGTCGACCAGGGAGAGCACCGCCTGTTCGGTCCCTTCGATGGGGGCCCAGTTGCCGACCATGGTGCGTACCGCGCCGTTTCTGTCCACAAGCTGCACTTCGAAGCTGCGCCTTGGCGTGGCCGGCTCATCGACGAGCGGTGCGGCCGCGATCCCGTCGGAATCGCAGCTGCCGAGGAACTCGGTCCAAAGCTTCTTCCCTTCGAGCTCCTCACGCGAAAGCCCGGTGGCGTCCTCGAAGCCGCGGTTCACCGTCTGGAGCGTGCCGTCCGGGAGCACGATGGCCATGGCGGTCCCGGTGTTCTCGAATATGGCTCGATAGCGGGCCTCGGACTCCTCCAGCTGTTCCTGGGAGCTGCGGCGCGAGGTGATGTCGCGCGCCGCGTAAAGGACGGTCTGGATGCCTTGTTGCAGGTCGCCGATGGGATGGATGGAAATCTCTTCGTAGCGGCTGCCGCCATCCTCGGTGTGGTAGCTTATCTCGCTGCTTACCGCAGTGGCGGTGCAGACGCACTGGGAGAGCTGGCTCATGACCTGCTCGGAGAGCCCGTAGCGGGTGATCAGCTCAGGAAAGCTTCGCCCGACGGCCTCTGCTTCAGCCAGAGCATATTTGGCGAGGAAGGCCCCGTTGCAGTTGACGATGGTGTAGTCGTCGGTCCGCACCACGCAGATCGCGTCGCGCGAGGAGGCAAGGAACATGCTGGAGAGGTCGTCGGAATGGCGCAGCGCCGTCTCCACCCTGCGGCTGCGCTCGCAAAGTACCGAGAGGGAAGCGAAGAACACGCCGAGCAGGCACGCGTAGAAGGTGCGCATCCCGAGCTCGTACCCGTTCGGTGCGGTGAGCTGTGCGCGCAGCGGCTCGCGTCCCAGAAGCAGGGCGTCGATGAGCGCGTCCCCCACCCAGAAGAGCAGGATGAAGCCAAAAGCCACCGCTATGTGCCGCTTCCAGTTGAAGGGCTTGGTCATGCACATTCCTCCACAATGCTACGTACGGCTCATCCCCGTTTCGGCAGCAAGGCAGATAACTTGAGAGGTATCCCTGTCACGAGATCAGCAGCGGCTCCTGCCAGCGGGGTATGATCCCCGCTTCGGCCGCCCGGTTAAGCAAAAGTCGCACGGCATCCTCCCCCTCGGGGCCGAGCCCGCGGGAGAAGTCGTTCACATAGAGGGAAATATGGGCGTCGCACACCTCGTCGCTCATCTCCTGCGAGTGGGCGCGTATGTAAGGACGCGCCTCACCGGGGTGGGCGAAGGCGTACTCCACGCTCCGCGCAAGCCCACGCTCCAGGGATAAAAGGGCCTCCCGCCCGAGCGAGCGTTTCGCCGCGATGCCGCCAAGCGGTATGGGGTGCCCCGTCTCCCGCTCCCACCACTCACCCAGGTCGAGCACCTTCTTCAGGCCGTACCCCTGGTAGGTGAAGCGCGACTCGTGGATGATCACCCCGGCCGCGACCGAACCGTCGGCGACCGCGCCCATGATCTCGTGGAACGGAAGGTAGACGAAGTCGGCAAGCGACGGGTTGAAAAGCCTCAAAAGAAGCGCCGCGGTGGTGTACTGCCCGGGGAGGGCGATCCTCTTGCCGGCAAGCTTTTCCGGGTCGATACCGTCGCGCGCGACGACCAGGGGGCCGCAGCCGCGCCCGAGCGCCCCCCCGCTTCTGAGCAGGAGGTAGTCCTTCAGGATGTGCCCGAGGAGGTGGTAGGAGACCTTCGAAACGTCCAGCGTCGCGGAAAGCGCCATCCGGTTCAGGGTCTCAACGTCCTCGAGCTGCTCGCGAAAGGAAAAACCGCAGTCGACCCGCCCGTGGATCAGGGCGTCGAAGATGAAGGTGTCGTTGGGACAGGGAGAAAAGCCCAGGGTGAGCGTCGGGCGTTGCCCGTTTTCTGACAGTACGCAATCCATGTCTTGTACAAGCTCCGATAAATCAGTCAAAGAGGCCGGGTTGTCTCTCAGATCCGCCCCTTGCAAAGTTTTTAAGACTCACCAATATACTACTTGAGGGAAGGTTGTGCAAGAAAAGCTTAACGAGCGCGCGATATATATAGGAGCGACACTGCAAACGGAAGGAAGCATACGAAGAGAAAACGGTGCAGATCAGCCCCCGAAGAGTGCATCGGGGCACTTAAGAAGGGTGAAGAGAAAGCGCTGCACCTCGCCTACGGCACGCTTTAAGTCCCAGCGCGACATGTCCCGGTCCTCCACCATGTTGCTGATGCCGCGCACCTCGAGACAGGGAACGCCGTAGATGAGGGCAACGTGGGCGATCGCCGCCCCCTCCATGTTCTCGCAGATGCCGGGGAAGCGGCGCAGCATCTCCTCCCCGCGGCGGGAGGTCCCGGAGCAGGTGGAAACGGTGAGAAAGGGTCCGAGGGCGGCGGCAAAGCCTTCGGCAGCAGCATGCGCGAACGCGCGTCGGGCCGGCTCAAGCGGCAGCGGGACGCGGTTGAAGACGCGCTCCCCCTTCCCCTCGTAGAGCGGGATGCCGATTATGTCGAGCCCGCGCCACCCGTCAGGGGTCAGCACCCCCTCGTCCGCAAAACACTCGGCGTCGGCGACCGCGATGTCCCCGACGCCGATCCCGCAGCCGGGGAAGGCGCCGCCGCAGCCGGTATTGATGAGAAGGTGAGGGGTAAGACGCTCGCAAAGAACGGTCGCCGCGCAGGCGGCGTTCGCCTTGCCCATGCCGGTCTGGGCGATGAAGAGCTCCTGCCCCGCGAGCTCGCCGCGCCAAAGGGGGAGGTGCCCCACCCCGGAGGCCGGTTGTGCGGAAGCGGCTTCGATCAGCTGCGAGAGTTCCATCCTGGTCGATGCGGTAACGACGACTCGTCTCATGTGCGGCTCCAAGGTGCGTGGTTGCGCGAGTCTAACACAGCAGTCGGCGGCAGTTCAACAACGCTGTCAAAAAGCCGTCGGAAGTCAAAAAGCCGCTTGCCTTCCTTGGGCATCCTTGGCACCCATTGGCGGGAACATCGGACGAGCCCGATGGCCTTCATTGGAAAAAGTGTGGCAATGCGGGAAGGTTTTGTTACAATAGGCCCTGCGACTTCGCTCCAGAAGCGGCGGCACAGGTTTTGCTGTAACTGTGGCGTTTGGTTGAGGCACGGGCAGCGCAAGCTCTCATTATCCTTCACCTCCATGAGCTGAAGCTGCAGCGGTCCGGCGCCGGAAACGCAAAGGCGAATCGACGTCGATGCAGGGGGGGAAGAACGAGCGTGCCGGAGGGCCTCCGGAGCAGCACTCGTACCCCCTTTTTTGTTGCATAACTCAAGGCCATCTAATATATTCGCACCGTTTCGACTACTCGCAGAGAAGGGTCTTTCATGCCGCGTTGGATTCTCCCCCTGAACATAACCCTGGGCATCGCCATCATCGCGGTGGCGGCGCTCATCGCAGCGGACCTGCTGAGCTTCAAGATCTCCGGACTTTACCCACGTAACGCGCAGAAACCTGCCTCGCAGAGCGCGACCGCACCGGCGGCGAGCCAGGACCTCCTTACCTTCGGTCCCATCCTCGAGCGCGCCCTGTTCGGCAAGGCGACCCAGGGGAGACTGACCCCGATCGTGCAGACAGCTTCGGCCGCCGGGGGGCAGGCGGCGGCGCCTCCCCCCGCCGCGGTGAACGACCTGATCCTTTTGGGGACCGCAGTCGGCTCGTTCCGCGAAACCTTCGCGCTGGTGCTTAAGAGCTCGACCCACGAGGAGCGGGTTTTCCGCCTCGGCGAGACGGTGTTCTCGGCGGGACCGCTGGTTTCCGTCAAGAAGGACGTGGCCGAGATCCTGGTGGGAGGGAAAAGGGTGAAGATCCTCACCCCGACCGCGGCAGCGGAAGCTGCGGCGACTGCAGCGGCGGCCCCCGCGGCACCCGCGTCCGGCGGCGGTCTCGCCGCCTCCGCCGGCGCCGGGAACTACATCGTGGACCAGCGCGCCTTGAACGCGGCCCTTGACAACATCGGGCAGGCCATGACCGACGCGCGCCTCCTGCCGAGCATGAAGGACGGCAAGGTCGAGGGTTTCCGTGCCACCGAGGTGAAGCCCCAGGGGATCTTCGGCACCGTCGGCATCAGAAACGGCGACGTCCTCTTGAGGATGAACGATTTCCCGATCGACTCCCCGGAGAAGGCGATCCAGTCCTTCGCCTCGCTCAAGGGGCAGAGCCGGATCAAGCTCGACCTGATCCGGGACGGCCAGCCCACCACATTCACTTACGACATACGGTAAAGAAGGTTGCCGCAAAGACCCAAAGATCATCTGTCACTAAAAGCTGTCACCAGCCGGCTTGAGGTTCGTCTCGACCTCGACCCGGTTTTAGGGGGGTGCATTGAAAAGTAGAGTTACCCGCATAGCCGCCATGCTCATGTTCCTGATCGCCGCACCGAACCTCGTCTTCGCGAAGGGGGTGGTGCTGAACTTCACCGACGTGGACATCGCCACCATGGTGAAATTCATCAGTGACCTCACCGGCAAGAACTTCATCATGGACGACCGGGTCAAGGGGAAGATCTCCGTCTTCTCCCCGGCCAAGCTCTCCAACGAGGAGGCGTACAACGTCTTCACCTCGGTGCTCGAGCTGAAGGGCTTCACCGTGGTGCCGGCGGGCAAGGTGATGAAGGTGGTGCCGACCGCGGCGGCCAAACAGGCCGGGGTGAAGGTGCTTTACGACGGCGAGAAGGGGACGGTGAACGACAGCTATCAGGCGCGCGTGATCCAGTTGGAGCACGTGGCACCGCAGGACGCGGTGACCTTCCTGCAGCCCCTGGTCTCCAAGGACGGCCAGATCTCGGCCTTCGGCGCTGCAAACCTCATCCTCGTCATCGACTCCGCCTACAACATCCAGAAGATCCTCGGGATCCTGAAACATATCGATACCGACCAGGTGCGCGAGGGGGCCGAACTGGTCTTCCTCAAAAACGCCGCCGCCGACAGCGTCGCCGCCATGGTGAAGGACTGGCTCTCCGGCAAGCAGAGCGCGAAGCCTGGGGCGCCTACCGCCGCCACCGGCGCGGCCCCCGTGGTCGCCGACACGAGGCTGAACGCCCTCATCATCTTCGGCTCGGACAAGGACAAGGCAGACGTCAAGAAGCTGATCGAGCTTGTCGACGTGGTGCCGCCGACCACGAGCAGCAAGGTTAACGTCTACTACCTGGAAAACGCCGAGGCGACCGAGGTCG is a genomic window of Geomonas ferrireducens containing:
- a CDS encoding PAS domain S-box protein — translated: MTKPFNWKRHIAVAFGFILLFWVGDALIDALLLGREPLRAQLTAPNGYELGMRTFYACLLGVFFASLSVLCERSRRVETALRHSDDLSSMFLASSRDAICVVRTDDYTIVNCNGAFLAKYALAEAEAVGRSFPELITRYGLSEQVMSQLSQCVCTATAVSSEISYHTEDGGSRYEEISIHPIGDLQQGIQTVLYAARDITSRRSSQEQLEESEARYRAIFENTGTAMAIVLPDGTLQTVNRGFEDATGLSREELEGKKLWTEFLGSCDSDGIAAAPLVDEPATPRRSFEVQLVDRNGAVRTMVGNWAPIEGTEQAVLSLVDISAHKEVEEALRESRATLAVAQRIARLGNWDWDLATDTLIWSDEMFRIHDVDPADFTPSHELVLLAVHPDDREMVIRSVNDAIYNRKSYQMDYRIVLASGAVRTLSARGEVTYDAQGRPLHMLGTAQDITWRIEAEQALRNSEEKFSKAFHASPDSIVITRAEDGTYIDVNEAFQEITGYRREEVIGRTSTDLLLWADPDARMVMLKLLNEHGHVRNLDVRFRVKSGEIRELLWSADVIEYQGEACLIAISRDVTDQRQMERELLESDARLYMKHEELKNVFHQMEGIRREWEEIMDCISDMFILSDQYGKIRRFNRAVETFTGKAHRDIVGRDCLSFLEEHGLKGHLAAPGIELLHKETGKWFVLKRHAFPTAEVDGTTREVVIINDTTNIGRRPEEVGGHEAAPVQVSAVR
- a CDS encoding 1,4-dihydroxy-6-naphthoate synthase; this encodes MDCVLSENGQRPTLTLGFSPCPNDTFIFDALIHGRVDCGFSFREQLEDVETLNRMALSATLDVSKVSYHLLGHILKDYLLLRSGGALGRGCGPLVVARDGIDPEKLAGKRIALPGQYTTAALLLRLFNPSLADFVYLPFHEIMGAVADGSVAAGVIIHESRFTYQGYGLKKVLDLGEWWERETGHPIPLGGIAAKRSLGREALLSLERGLARSVEYAFAHPGEARPYIRAHSQEMSDEVCDAHISLYVNDFSRGLGPEGEDAVRLLLNRAAEAGIIPRWQEPLLIS
- the mqnB gene encoding futalosine hydrolase codes for the protein MRRVVVTASTRMELSQLIEAASAQPASGVGHLPLWRGELAGQELFIAQTGMGKANAACAATVLCERLTPHLLINTGCGGAFPGCGIGVGDIAVADAECFADEGVLTPDGWRGLDIIGIPLYEGKGERVFNRVPLPLEPARRAFAHAAAEGFAAALGPFLTVSTCSGTSRRGEEMLRRFPGICENMEGAAIAHVALIYGVPCLEVRGISNMVEDRDMSRWDLKRAVGEVQRFLFTLLKCPDALFGG
- the gspC gene encoding type II secretion system protein GspC — its product is MPRWILPLNITLGIAIIAVAALIAADLLSFKISGLYPRNAQKPASQSATAPAASQDLLTFGPILERALFGKATQGRLTPIVQTASAAGGQAAAPPPAAVNDLILLGTAVGSFRETFALVLKSSTHEERVFRLGETVFSAGPLVSVKKDVAEILVGGKRVKILTPTAAAEAAATAAAAPAAPASGGGLAASAGAGNYIVDQRALNAALDNIGQAMTDARLLPSMKDGKVEGFRATEVKPQGIFGTVGIRNGDVLLRMNDFPIDSPEKAIQSFASLKGQSRIKLDLIRDGQPTTFTYDIR